The Nocardia terpenica nucleotide sequence TGGCGGGGATTGACCGTCTCGCCCGCGCAGCCCCACAGCGCCATGGCCGCACCGACATACGTCGAGGCGGAGATGAGCAGGCCCAGCAGCGCCCACCACCAGTTGGCGGTGCGCAGTTCGGTGAAGAACGTCGGCACCTGGCTGATGTAGGGGTAGGCGACGTAGACCAGGCCGATCAGCAGCACCAGCTGGATGAGCTGGTTGCGGGAGAAGCGGGTGATCCGCGCCGCCTCGATGCGGTCCTCGCCGGTCTGCTGCTGCACCTGCGCGCGCACGGCCTTCATGAGCCCGGGGGCGTCGGGCACCGAATTGCGCAGCGGCGCGGGCATGGCCGACTTCGTCAGGCGCCGTGAGGCATTCAGCACCGCCTGGGCGTCGAGCACCTCGATCGCGGTGCGCACCGCGGTCTCCGCGCCGAACAGGCCCGCCGAGGTCAGCAGCAGCTGCGCCACGTCGGAGGAGAATCGTGCCTGATACGAACCGAATTCGGCCGCCGAGAACCCGCCGAACAGCACCCGCCCGTCGGCGACGCGGATCTCCTCGGCCCGCAGGTCGCCGTGCGAGATCTGGGCGCGATGCATGTGCTGTAGCGCCCGCCACACCGAGGCCAGCAGCTCCTGTCCACCGTCGGCCGACAGCGCGGCGCCGCGAGGCACGGTGTGCGCGTACAGCATCCAGCCGCGGTCCAGCGCGGCGACGGTAAGCGGTTTGTTGCTGGCCAGGCCGAGATCGCCGAGCGCGATGCCCATCAGTGCCCGATGCTCGACCGCGCGCCGCATGGACACGTACGCCGGGGTCCGCTCGCTGCTGCGGAAGGTGAGCCAGCGGCGCAGCTGCCGCAGCGCGCCCCAGCTGCGCTGATTCTGGCCGTAGAGCTCGATCGTCAGCCGGTGCTCGGGCCCGGTCGAGGCGGCCAGCAGCAGCGGCCCCGGACCCGCCGGGCGCAGCACCCGCACGTCGGTGACGGTGTAGCCGCGCCCGGCCAGCACCCGCACCGCGGCGGCGAGCGGCACCTCCAGCGCCGGGGTGCCGACCACGAGCACCAGCACCGCGCCCACCAGCCAGCCCAGCGCCAGCCCGAACATCGCCCGCGACGGCACCACGAGGCTCACGAACAGGTGCAGCGGCACGAACGCCAGCAGCAGCGCCCACCACCAGCGCCGCCACGACAGCGGCAGCCAGGGGCTGGCCACCGTCAGCACCGCCGCCAGCATGGCGATCCAGCGCGGATCGTCGAGGAACTGCGACAGGAACGTGTCGAGCTGCTTCGGTTCGCCCAGATGCCATTTCGGCGCGGAGATCCCGGTGCCGGTGATGGACAGCAGCAGCACCGCGATCAGCCCCGCGGTGAGATAACCGGCGAGCAGCTTCCACTGCCAGCGGAAGATCAGCCGGACCAGGATCGCGAACGGCAGCGCGCAGATGGCGATGCTGTAGAGCAGATACACCAGCGTCGACTGCTCGGGCGTGAGAATGCCGACGATATCGGAGACCGAGCGCTCCAGCGCCTCCCACCGCGGCCGGGTGATCAGCGAGCCCGCGACCACCAGCGCCACCAGCAGAGCCGACAGCACCACGCGAATGATGTCGCTGGTGCGCCGAATACGCGGTTGCAGCAGGCTGCCGGAGACGGGGATCTCCCGTCCGTCGACTCGCATGTCGTATCGGAACTTTCGGATCGAGGGAGCGGCGTCGGTCCCAGGGTCGGCTCGGGTGTGAGTATGCAGGAGGCGTTCGGTGTGCCGGAGATCAACACGCCGCGCTACCGGCCGGGCAACGATACCGGGCGCCGCATGCCGGTCGTCGCACTCGGCCCATACGCCCCCTCATCCGATGAATTCGCCGACGGTGCCCGCCCCTGCCGTGCAACGATCACGTGATGATGAGGGATGTGCGCATCTGCTTCGTAGGGGATTCGCTGGTGGCCGGTCTGGGCGATCGTCGGTGCCTGGGCTGGGCGGGACGACTGGCGGTGCGGGCGATCGGGGCGGGCCTACCGGTGACCTACTACAACCTAGGCGTGCGGCGCCAGACCTCGACCGAGATCGCGCGGCGCTGGTTCTCCGAGTGCGAGAGCCGGTTCCCGGCCGGGGTCGACGCCCGGGTGGTGCTGTCCTTCGGCGTAAACGACACCCTGCTCGAGGACGGCCGGACCCGGGTCGCGTCCGAGGACTCCGCCGCGAACCTGTCCGCGATCCTGAGTGGCGCACGCGAACGTGGTTGGCCCACACTGGTTGTCGCGCCGCCGCCGGTCAACGACGACGAACACAATGCCCGCACCGAGAAATTGGCCGTCCGGTTCGCGGAAGTCTGTGAGGCCGAGGAGGTTCCGTACGTGCGGGTGCATCGGCCGTTGCGGGACAACGCGATCTGGATGAGCGAGGTCGCCGCCGGGGACGGCTACCACCCGAGCGCGGCGGGCTACGACGAACTCGCGGCACTCATCGCCTCGCACTGGTTGCAGTGGCTGACCGAGCCCGGCTCCGGACTGCCCGACGTCCGCTGAGCTCCATAACCTGATGGCATGGATATCGACACGCGGCTGTTGCGGTACTTCGTTGCGGTGGTCGAGGAGGGGCATCTGACGCGGGCGGCGCAGCGGCTGTATGTGTCGCAGCCCGCGCTGACCAAGCAGATCCGGCAGCTGGAGACCCGGCTCGAGGTCCGGCTGTTCGAGCGGTCGCACACCGGCATGGCGGCGACCGAGGCGGGGCGGGTGCTGGCCGAGCGGGTGCCGTCGCTGCTGGCGGAGTGGGATGCGATGCTGCGGGCCGCCAAGGATGCCGCCGCGCGGGCCGAGCGGGTGCTGCGGGTCGGGTTCGTCGCCAGCGCCGCCAACGAGTACACCCCGGACATCGTCGCGGCCTTCCGGGCCGAGCATCCGGACTGGCGGGTCGATATGCGGCAGTTCGGCTGGACCGATCCGACCGCCGGATTGGGCGACGGCGCGGTCGATCTGGCGCTGGTGCGGGTGCCGTTCCCCGGGCAGGAGGCGTTTCGGCGCCGGGAGTTGGTGACCGAGCCGCGCTGGGTCGCGCTGCCCGCGGACCATCGGCTGGCCGCGCGCGCCGAGATCGCCTTCGAGGAGCTGTGGCCGGAACCGTTCGTGGCGGCGCCCGCGGACAACGGCGCCTGGCGCGACTTCTGGACCGGCGCCGACCAGCGGCCGCGGGACACGGTCGTCGTCGGCGCGGTCGCCCGCAATACCGACGAGTGGCTGACCGCCATCGGCAACGGTTTCGGCATCGGTTTCGCGCCCGAGTCGTCGGCGCGGTACTACGCCCGGCCCGGCGTCGTGTTCCGGCCGGTGAGCGGTATCGGGCCGAGCGTGGTGGCGGTCGCCTGGCCCGCCGCGTCGGACGCGAATCCGCGGGTGCGCAGCTTTGTCCGGTGCTGCGTGGACCGAACCGCGCTGCGCGGTGCCCGCGATCGGCGGGATTAGCATGGCCGGGTGGGGAATCCGAATCGTTGGTACGAGGCCGATACCGAGGCCCGCCTGGCGCGCGCCCAGTCGTTCGGGCCCGAGGCGGCCTCCTACGACGAGCACCGGCCCGACTATCCGCTCGCGGGCATCCGCTGGGCCCTCGAGCCGCTGCGCGCAAACCCGGCGCCCGCGGTGCTCGATCTCGCCGCGGGCACCGGCAAACTGACCTCCGGGCTGCTCGCGGTCGGCGCCGACGTCACCGCGGTCGAGCCCGACCCGGCCATGCGCGCCGAATTCGCCCGCCACCATCCCGAGGTCGCGGCGCTGTCGGGGAGCGCGGAAGCCGTTCCGCTGCCGGACGATTCGGTCGATGCCGTGCTGGTCGGGCAGGCGCTGCACTGGTTCGACCGCGCGCGGGCCTACCCGGAGATCGCGCGCGTGCTGCGGCCGGGCGGGGTGCTGGCGGCGCTGTGGAACACCCACGACGCGGGCGTGGACTGGGTCGTCGAACTGAATCGGGTCGCCCGCCTCGTCGAGCCGGAACCGGCCACCGACGATCGCCCCGCGCCGACGCATCCGCTGTTCCCCGCGTTCGAACGCGCCTACTTCCCGCACACGCAGCGGCGCACCGCCGAATCCCTCACCGCCACCCTCGGAACCCACTCGCACACGCTGGTCGTCACGCCGGAGCAGCGGGCCGAACTGCTCGGCGACATACTGGCTTATCTGCGCGGCCGCCCGGAGACCGCGCACGGGGAGTTCGATTTCCCCCTGCGGACCTTGGTGATTCGCGCCATCGCCCGCTGAACCCGTTGCGGCTCAGTGGGTCTCGAGGACGGCCATCGCGGCATTGTGCCCGCCGAGGCCGCTCACGCCGCCGCCGCGGACCGCGCCCGCCCCGCACAGGAAAACGTTCGGCTGGCCGGTGCGCACGCCCCAGCGCGCGGCCGGGGCCGGATCGTCGTCGGTGCGGAACGGGAAGGCCAGGTCGCGGTGGAAGATGTGCCCGCCGGGCAGGCCGAGTTCGGCCTCGAGCTCGGGCGGGGTCTTGGCCTCCAGGCACGGGCGGCCGTCGGCGTCGGTGGCCAGGCAGTCCCGGATCGGTTCGGCCAGCACCGCATCCAGTTGCGCGAGGGTGGCGTCGACCAGTCGGCGCTTCGCGTCGGGATCGGTGAAAAGGCGTGCGGGAGTGTGTAATCCGAACAGGGTCAGGGTGTGCATGCCGCGGCCCGCGAGGTCCGGGCCGAGGATGGACGGATCGGTGAGGGTGTGGCAGTAGATCTCGGCGGGCGGCCGGGTCGGCAGGCGTCCGGCGGCGGCCTCGCGGTAGGCGTGCTCGAGCTGGGCGTAGCCCTCGGCGATGTGGAAGGTACCGGCGAAGGCGTCGCGCGGGTCGACCGGGTCGCGCAGCCGCGGCAGCCGATGCAGCAGCATGTTCAGCTTCAGTTGCGCGCCTTCGGGTTTCGGGTCGGCGGGCGTGCCGAGCAGGCGGGCGAGCTGGTCGGGCGCGGCATTGACCAGCACGTGCCGGGCGCCGACCGCGCCCCCGTCGAAGCGGACCTCGGCGGTGGCGCCGTCGGTGTCGATGCCGGTGACCGCGCGGCCGGTCATCAGTTCCGCCCCGGCCGCGCGGGCCGCGTCCGCCAGCGCGTCGGTGAGCGCGCCCATGCCGCCGATCGGCACGTCCCAGTCGCCGGTGCCGCCGCCGACGACGTGATAGAGGAAGCAGCGGTTCTGGCGCAGCGCCGGATCGTGGGCGTGGGTGAAGGTGCCGATCAGCGCGTCGGTGAGGACCACGCCGCGCACCGTGTCGTCGGCGAAGGTGGCCTCGATCGTCTCGCCCAGCGGCCGTTCGAAGATCGCCTCCCAGGCGGCGGAGTCGTCGACCAGGCGCTCGAGTTCGGCGCGCGTCGGCAGCGGTTCGGTGAGGGTCGGGAAGACGCGCCGCGCCAGGCGCCCGGTCATATCGTAGAACCGTTGCCAGGCAAGGAAATCCGAGTCGCCGCCGGTGAGTCGGGCGAAGCTCGCCCGGGTGCGCCCGGTGTCGCCGGTGTCCACCAGCAGCCCGTGATCCCCGACCGGGGTATACGACGAGATGCGCCGCCGCCGGGTCTCGAAGCGCAGGCCCAGATCGCGCACCAGCCGCCGCGGCAGCAGGCTCACCAGATACGAGTACCGCGACAGCCGCGCATCCAGCCCCGCGAACACCCGCTCCGACACCGCCGCGCCGCCGACGTGCGGCAGCCGCTCCAGCACCAGCACCGAACGCCCGGCCCGCGCCAGATAGGCGGCGGCCACCAGTCCGTTGTGGCCGCCACCGACGACGACCACGTCATAGGAGGAACGCATCCGCCCTGGATATCAGAAAATCCGGGCGGCGTGGGGCTATGCCGCCGATCTGGTCGCCAGCAGACAGCCGTGCTGCGTGCGCTCGGTCTCGTCCGGTTCGCGCAGCATGCGCGCATGAGTGCGGAACCCGGCGGCGTCCAGCAATTCCTCCATGCCGCGCAGCGACCAGCGGTAGGCCGTGGCCACCTTGTGGTCGTAGGGCTGGATGTCGTGGGATTCGTCGGCCGCCTGGAATCCGAGCAGCAGCGGTCCGCCGTCGGCGAGCACCCGGCCGAATTCGCCCAGAATGCCCGGCACCCGCTCCGGCGGGGTGTGAATGAGGCTGTACCAGGCCAGGATTCCGCCCAGCTCGCCGTCGGCGAGCGGCAGCCGCTCCATCGAGCCCTCCTCGAAGCGCAGCGCCGGATGCGCGGCGCGGGCCAGGCGGATCATCTCCGGCGACAGGTCCATGCCGAAGGCGTCGAGCCCCAGGGCGGCCAGGTGCGGCGTGATCCGGCCGGGGCCGCATCCGAGGTCGCCGACCAGCCCGTTGCCCGCGTCGCGCACCCGCTCGGCGAACACCGCCAGCATGGCTCGGTCGTACGGATTGTCGTCGAGCGCGTTCTCGAACATCGCGGCATACAGCTCGGCCACGCCGTCGTAGGCATCCCGCGTGTGCCGCAGGTCTTCCGGTTCCGTCACGGCCCGAAGTCTAGGGATCGGCCCCGACATTCCCTCGCGATCATGGGGCAGAATCGGCGGGTATGGAGACGCTCGGGTCGCGCTCGGTGTACAGCAATCGGTGGATGGAACTGCGCGAGGACACCATTCGCCGCATGGACGGGTCGACCGGCATCTACAGCGTGGTGCGCCGCCCGGACTTCGTCATGGTCGTTCCGATGGACGGTGACCGGCTGCACCTGGTCGAGCAGTTCCGCTATCCGCTGGGCGAGCGCGGCTGGGAGTTCCCGGCGGGCACCCTGCCCGGCCTGGTGAACGGCGATCCGGTCGACCTGGCCCACCGCGAGCTGCGCGAGGAAACCGGCCTGCGCGCCACCACATTGACCCGTCTCGGCGTGCTCGCCCCCGCGCCCGGCACCATCGACCAGCGCGGCAGCGTCTACCTCGCCACCGGCCTCACCCAGGGCGAACCCGAGCGCGAACCCGAAGAGCAGGACATGCATTCGGCCTGGTTCGACCGTGCCGAGGTGGAGGACATGATCCGCGGCGGCGCGATCACCTGCGCCGAGACCGTCGGCTCCTACACCCTGCTGCTCCTGCACGAACGCGCCGCATAGGGGTACCGGCGGGCGGGTCGTTGTCCGGATACTTCCACTGGAGAGATTTCCGGAAGGAATCCGCATGCGCAGCAGCAGGATACGATCCTCGGTGCTCATCCTGGCGGCAACGGTGCTGGTCGGCTGGATCACGGGATGCGCGAACCGGTCTCCGGCCCGGGCCTGGTGCCCGGCGGTGCCGGGACATCGGGTGGAATGCGGCATCGTGACGCGGCCCCTGGTCGCGAACCGGCCCGATCTGGGCACGACCGACGTGGGTTACGCGGTGGTGCGGCACGGTCGCCCCGGAGCCGCCGCGGGCACCATCGTGCCCAATCCGGGCGGGCCGGGCGTGCCGGTCATCGCCAATTCCGACGACGCGGTGCAGCGGGTGGCGGGTCTGCTCGACGAGTACGACCTGGTGCTGATCGACCCGCGCGGCACCGGCGTGTCCGACGCGGTGAACTGCGGCGTGTCCACCGTCGACTACAACCTCGGCTCCCGCGAGGAGCAGCGCGAGATGGTCGGGACCTGCGCCGACAAGCTGGGCCCGCGGGCGGCGGGATACACCTCGGCCGCGACCGCCGACGATTTCGACGCGATCCGCGCCCGGCTCGGGGTGGACAAGCTGGTGCTGTACGGCAGCTCCTACGGCACCTACCTGATGCCCGTCTTCGCCCGGCGCCATCCGGACCGGGTGCGGTCGATCGTGCTGGCGGGCGCCTACCCGCTCGACTTCGACCTGCTGCAGCGGCCCAATGCCGAGGCGGTATCGCTTGCCCTGCAACGGATCTGCGATCGCAGCCACGCCTGTGACGGCAACACCGCGGTGGCCGACCTGCACGCGGTGGCCACCCGGCTGCGCACCCGGCCGATCCCCGTGGCGCATCCGCGACCGGTGCTGCTCACCGAGGGTGAACTCGCCAACCTGGTCTTCGAGACCGCCACCAGCGATGTGAGCGCCGACCCGAACGCGCTCGTCCCGCTGGGCACGCTCCCGGCGGCGCTGCACGAGTCGGTGCGCGGCGACGACGGCCCGCTGCGGGCCTTCGCCGAGACCGGACTGTCCGAGCCCGACGACGAGAACATCGACCTGTACATCGCGGTGGTGTGCAACGACTATCCGACGCTGTGGCAACCGAATGCCACTGTGCCGCAACGGGAACAGCAGTACGCCCGGGCGGTGGCGGGAATCGATCTGGGCCCGTTCAGCGCCGAGGGTTTCGACGCCGGTCAGCGCGACGGCGGCGACGCCTGCATCCGCTGGCCCGCCGCGACGCACGTCCAGGCCACCGGCGACGCCCTGCCCGACGTCCCCGTGCTGGCCCTGACCGGCGACCTGGACGCCGTCACCCCCGAGGCCAACGGCAGGCTGGCCGCCGCCCGCTTCCCGCACGCCACCTTCGTCACCGTCCCCAACACCGGCCACACCCCCGGCGTGGAACCCACGGGCTGCGTGACGGGCATAGTCGCCCGGTTCATTCGAACCGGCAACCCCGAACCGACCTCCTGCGTGGCGGACCTGCCGCCGATCAAGGTCACGCCGGTGACGAACTGAGCCGGACCACTGCTTGTATATACGTATACATCTACTTACAGTGGGACTGTCGCTGTTTCGAGCCGTTCTACCGCGAGATCGGGATTGTCATGAACGAACCCCTGCACACCGTCGCGACGCTGCCGACGGCGCGTCGATCCGACCGCCCCTTCGATCCACCCCCGGAGCTGATCGATGCCCACCGGCACGGTCCCCTCAGCCGCTACACCTTCCCCGGTGGCGGACTCGGCTGGTTGGTCACCGGATACGACCTGATCAGGGCGGTGCTGGCCGACCCGCGGTTCAGTGCGCGCAAGGAGCTCCTGCTGCACCCGGCCATCGACCTCACCGGCATCGAGGTCCCTCCGCCGCCGCCCGGCGAGTTCACGCTCACCGACGATCCGGTGCACAGCCGCTATCGGAAGCCGCTGATGGGCAAGTTCACCGTGCGGCGCATGCGGCAGCTCACCGACCGCGTCCGGGAGATCACCGCCGAGCATCTGGACGCCATGCAGAAGGCCGGGCCGCCAACGGATCTGGTGACCGCATTCGCCAAACCCGTTCCCGCCATGGTGATCTGCGAGCTGCTGGGGGTGCCGTACCGGGACCGCGCCGCCTTCGGGGACCGGGCGGGCTCGTTCATGGACGGGGAGACCAGCGCCGAGGACCAGATAGCGGCCTACACCCAGATCCAGGACTACCTCACCGAACTGGTGGCGGCCAAGCGCGCGAACCCCACCGACGACGTGCTCAGCGACCTCACCGATACCGATCTGACCGATGAGGAGCTGAGGGGCATCAGCGTGGTGCTGCTGGTGGCCGGGTTCGACACCACCACGAACATGCTGGGGCTGGGTACCTTTGCGCTGCTGCGCAATCCCGCGCAGCTGGCCGCGCTGCGCGCCGATCCCGCACTCGCCGACCGGGCCGTGGAGGAACTGCTGCGGTATCTGACCGTCGCCAAGACATCCATGCGGACCGCGCTGGAGGATGTCGAACTGGGCGGCCGGACCATCGCGGCCGGTACCACGGTCATCCTGTCGTACCACACCGCCAACCGCGACCCCGAACGCTTCACCGACCCCCACGTCCTCGACCTGCACCGACAGCAGGGCGGTCACCTGGCCTTCGGCCACGGCGTCCACCAGTGCCTGGGCCAGCAACTGGCCCGCGTCGAAATGCGCGTCGCCTTCCCCGCCCTGTTCGACCGCTTCCCCACCCTGCGCCTGGCCGTCCCCGCCGACCAGGTCCCGCTGCGCCCGGAGACCGCGGACGTCTACGGGGTGAAGACCCTCCCGGTCGCCTGGGACGCGTGATCACGGGTGCCGGAACGGTTCCGGCAGTGGCACATCCGCCGACCGGCAGTCCGGCCGCTCGATGACGAGTCGATCACCCGGGACATGGGCGGGGACCTCGATCGTGGTGTCCAGGAGGTTGCTCGCTTTCGCGGTGTGGAGTAGCCGACCGGTCGAACCGAGTGTGATCGTCCACGGTTCTGTCCGGTCGCGGTCGGCGCCTTGCGCGGTCGCGCAGACGCGAACACGCCCGTCGCCCAGCCCGGTGGCGGACGCCGTGATGATCATGCGGCGAATCTCCTGGCCGAGGCTGTACATCCCGCCGTGCCGGATGAGCGGATCATGGTCGGCGGCCTTGTCTTTGCGGGTCCATACCGCTTCGCCGATGATCAACGCGTACTCCGGCAGCTCGACCACCGACACGACACGACATTCGGCATTGAGATAGCCGCCGACGAGCGTCGGTGTCGTGGTGACGACCGGCTCGCGCAGCTCGACACCGCAAATGCGGCTCTTGTCGGTGTCGGCGCCGGAGAAGTGACCCACGAAGTCCACGACCGGGGCCAGGGACGTATCGCACAGCGTCAGGCCGAACTCGCCCCGGTCGCGGATCAGCTGCGTGGAGTAGTTGGTCAGCTGCAGCCCGATCGCGAAATGCAGGGGGCGCAGCGCGACCAGATAGGTCCATTCGGCGGCCATCAGGTTCGCCCCTCGCGGCCCGACCGTGCTGACGATCCCGATCCGAGAGCAGCCCTGCCGCAACAGCTCCCACGTAGTTTCGGCCTCGTCGGGTCGTCGGTGTGTCGTCATGGGAACCTCCCTGGGTATCGAGCGATGGTGAAACCGGCCGGGCCATCATCGGCCCGGTACCCGGTAACCTGCGACAATCCGGGCAGTCATGCGCCAGAACTTCCATCGAGAGGACTCGAGTGAGCGAAAACCCTCACTTGGACGCCGTAGATGTGCAGCTGGTCGCGGCCCTGCACGAGGACGGCCGCGCCTCGTTCCGCGATATCGCCCAGCGGCTGGGTGTGTCCGAGCAGACCATCGCCCGCCGCTACCACCGGCTCACCGGGTCTCGGCTGCTGCGGGTCACGGCCATGCCCGACCCCTTCGCCCAGGGCCTGCTGCCGCTGATCCTGCGGGTGCGCACCGAGGGCGGCACCGGCCGCCGCGCCGCCGACCAGGTCGCCAAGCGCGGCGACACCCCCTGGGTCGAGATGCTCGCCGGCAGCGCCGATCTGTCCTTCACCACCCTCACCCGCCCCGAAAGCGACGACAACGCACAGCTTTTGGACGCGCTGGCCCGCACCCGCGGCATCCGCGACACCGTCGCCTGCATGACCTTGCGCATCTTCACCGGCCCCGCCTCCTTCACCGGCGACGGCCCCAGGCTGGACCCGTACGAGCAGCGCCTGGTCGCCGCGCTCGAACGCGACGGCCGCGCCTCCTACGGCGAGCTCGCCACCGCCCTCGGCTCCACCGCCGCCACCGTGCGCCGACGCCTGGAACAGCTACGCGGGCGCCAGGCCCTGCAATTCCGCACCGAAATCGACTACGCGCTGCTGGGCCACCCCGTCGAAACCATGATGTGGCTCAATGTCCGCCCCCGCGCCCTGGAATCCCTCGGCACCGCGCTGTCCGTCGACCCCCGCGTCCGCTTCTGCGCCGCCACCACCGGCCCGTACAACCTGGTCCTGGCCACCCACCACCGGACCCCCAGCGACCTCTACCACATGCAAACCGACACCCTCGGCCCCCTCGACGACATCCAACATACCGAGATCACCCCCACCGTCCGCATCATCAAACGCCACGGCATCCACCGCCACGGCCACCTCCTCCGGCCCTAGCCGCGGGCCATGTCGACGAAGCGGCTGAGGTGGAGTTGGTGGGCGACGGTGATGGTGGCGGTGGGGCCGTTTCGGTGTTTGCCGAGGATGAGGTCGGCCTCGCCGCCGCGGGGGTCGTCGCGTTCGAAGGCGTCGGGGCGGTGGAGCAGGATGACCATGTCGGCGTCCTGCTCGAGGGATCCGGATTCGCGGAGGTCGGAGACCATGGGGCGCTTGTCGGTTCGCTGTTCGGGGCCGCGGTTGAGCTGGCTGATGGCGATGACCGGAACCTCGAGCTCCTTGGCGAGCAGTTTGAGGCTTCGGGAGAATTCCGAGACCTCCTGCTGGCGGGATTCGACCTTCTTACCGGAGGTCATCAGCTGCAGGTAGTCGACCACGACCAGGCGTAGGTCGTGGCGCTGCTTCAAACGCCGTGCCTTGGCGCGGATTTCCATCATGGTCATATTCGGCGAGTCGTCCACGAACAGCGGCGCCTCGCTGATCTCACTCATCCGCCGCGCCAACCGAGTCCAGTCGTCGTCGCTCATCCGCCCCGACCGCATATCCCCGAGCTTGATCTTCGCCTCGGCCGACAGCAATCGCATGACGATCTCGGTCCGACTCATTTCCAACGAGAAGATCACACTCGCCAGCCCGTGCTTGATCGAGCAGCTCCGCATGAAATCCATTCCCAGCGTGGAATTGTGCGTCGGGATCATCGAGCGCCCGGCCAGATACAGATGCTCGTCGTTGTCCACCTCGACGCAGCGCACGGGAACGCTCGCGATGCGCCGGACATCGGTGATGTATCGGGTCCCGGAGCGAGCCGAGTTCGTGGCGGCTCGACGTTCCTTGTGCACCAAGTGCTTTCGATGCAGGCCGAATACCTGATCGTCGGTGGAGAAGGTGAGGGTGTAG carries:
- a CDS encoding class I SAM-dependent methyltransferase, which codes for MGNPNRWYEADTEARLARAQSFGPEAASYDEHRPDYPLAGIRWALEPLRANPAPAVLDLAAGTGKLTSGLLAVGADVTAVEPDPAMRAEFARHHPEVAALSGSAEAVPLPDDSVDAVLVGQALHWFDRARAYPEIARVLRPGGVLAALWNTHDAGVDWVVELNRVARLVEPEPATDDRPAPTHPLFPAFERAYFPHTQRRTAESLTATLGTHSHTLVVTPEQRAELLGDILAYLRGRPETAHGEFDFPLRTLVIRAIAR
- a CDS encoding LysR family transcriptional regulator, with translation MDIDTRLLRYFVAVVEEGHLTRAAQRLYVSQPALTKQIRQLETRLEVRLFERSHTGMAATEAGRVLAERVPSLLAEWDAMLRAAKDAAARAERVLRVGFVASAANEYTPDIVAAFRAEHPDWRVDMRQFGWTDPTAGLGDGAVDLALVRVPFPGQEAFRRRELVTEPRWVALPADHRLAARAEIAFEELWPEPFVAAPADNGAWRDFWTGADQRPRDTVVVGAVARNTDEWLTAIGNGFGIGFAPESSARYYARPGVVFRPVSGIGPSVVAVAWPAASDANPRVRSFVRCCVDRTALRGARDRRD
- a CDS encoding phytoene desaturase family protein, with the protein product MRSSYDVVVVGGGHNGLVAAAYLARAGRSVLVLERLPHVGGAAVSERVFAGLDARLSRYSYLVSLLPRRLVRDLGLRFETRRRRISSYTPVGDHGLLVDTGDTGRTRASFARLTGGDSDFLAWQRFYDMTGRLARRVFPTLTEPLPTRAELERLVDDSAAWEAIFERPLGETIEATFADDTVRGVVLTDALIGTFTHAHDPALRQNRCFLYHVVGGGTGDWDVPIGGMGALTDALADAARAAGAELMTGRAVTGIDTDGATAEVRFDGGAVGARHVLVNAAPDQLARLLGTPADPKPEGAQLKLNMLLHRLPRLRDPVDPRDAFAGTFHIAEGYAQLEHAYREAAAGRLPTRPPAEIYCHTLTDPSILGPDLAGRGMHTLTLFGLHTPARLFTDPDAKRRLVDATLAQLDAVLAEPIRDCLATDADGRPCLEAKTPPELEAELGLPGGHIFHRDLAFPFRTDDDPAPAARWGVRTGQPNVFLCGAGAVRGGGVSGLGGHNAAMAVLETH
- a CDS encoding lysylphosphatidylglycerol synthase transmembrane domain-containing protein; amino-acid sequence: MRVDGREIPVSGSLLQPRIRRTSDIIRVVLSALLVALVVAGSLITRPRWEALERSVSDIVGILTPEQSTLVYLLYSIAICALPFAILVRLIFRWQWKLLAGYLTAGLIAVLLLSITGTGISAPKWHLGEPKQLDTFLSQFLDDPRWIAMLAAVLTVASPWLPLSWRRWWWALLLAFVPLHLFVSLVVPSRAMFGLALGWLVGAVLVLVVGTPALEVPLAAAVRVLAGRGYTVTDVRVLRPAGPGPLLLAASTGPEHRLTIELYGQNQRSWGALRQLRRWLTFRSSERTPAYVSMRRAVEHRALMGIALGDLGLASNKPLTVAALDRGWMLYAHTVPRGAALSADGGQELLASVWRALQHMHRAQISHGDLRAEEIRVADGRVLFGGFSAAEFGSYQARFSSDVAQLLLTSAGLFGAETAVRTAIEVLDAQAVLNASRRLTKSAMPAPLRNSVPDAPGLMKAVRAQVQQQTGEDRIEAARITRFSRNQLIQLVLLIGLVYVAYPYISQVPTFFTELRTANWWWALLGLLISASTYVGAAMALWGCAGETVNPRHLVLMQVANTFAATTTPAGVGGLALSVRFLQRSGLGAVRATAAVALNQAVQIGTHLVLLVIFSVAAGVSANLSHFVPSATVLYLVAGALLGLLGAAMFVPKVRHWVRAEVRPQLAEVVTELRTLGRHPTRLAMIVLGCATTTLGAAGALWASTEAFGGHTTFVTVTVVTMIGGTLASAAPTPGGVGAVEAALIGGLSGAFGVPTTIAVPAVLLYRVLTCWLPVFCGWPIMRWLTISDLI
- a CDS encoding alpha/beta fold hydrolase yields the protein MRSSRIRSSVLILAATVLVGWITGCANRSPARAWCPAVPGHRVECGIVTRPLVANRPDLGTTDVGYAVVRHGRPGAAAGTIVPNPGGPGVPVIANSDDAVQRVAGLLDEYDLVLIDPRGTGVSDAVNCGVSTVDYNLGSREEQREMVGTCADKLGPRAAGYTSAATADDFDAIRARLGVDKLVLYGSSYGTYLMPVFARRHPDRVRSIVLAGAYPLDFDLLQRPNAEAVSLALQRICDRSHACDGNTAVADLHAVATRLRTRPIPVAHPRPVLLTEGELANLVFETATSDVSADPNALVPLGTLPAALHESVRGDDGPLRAFAETGLSEPDDENIDLYIAVVCNDYPTLWQPNATVPQREQQYARAVAGIDLGPFSAEGFDAGQRDGGDACIRWPAATHVQATGDALPDVPVLALTGDLDAVTPEANGRLAAARFPHATFVTVPNTGHTPGVEPTGCVTGIVARFIRTGNPEPTSCVADLPPIKVTPVTN
- a CDS encoding GDSL-type esterase/lipase family protein, encoding MMRDVRICFVGDSLVAGLGDRRCLGWAGRLAVRAIGAGLPVTYYNLGVRRQTSTEIARRWFSECESRFPAGVDARVVLSFGVNDTLLEDGRTRVASEDSAANLSAILSGARERGWPTLVVAPPPVNDDEHNARTEKLAVRFAEVCEAEEVPYVRVHRPLRDNAIWMSEVAAGDGYHPSAAGYDELAALIASHWLQWLTEPGSGLPDVR
- a CDS encoding NUDIX domain-containing protein; protein product: METLGSRSVYSNRWMELREDTIRRMDGSTGIYSVVRRPDFVMVVPMDGDRLHLVEQFRYPLGERGWEFPAGTLPGLVNGDPVDLAHRELREETGLRATTLTRLGVLAPAPGTIDQRGSVYLATGLTQGEPEREPEEQDMHSAWFDRAEVEDMIRGGAITCAETVGSYTLLLLHERAA
- a CDS encoding class I SAM-dependent methyltransferase; this translates as MTEPEDLRHTRDAYDGVAELYAAMFENALDDNPYDRAMLAVFAERVRDAGNGLVGDLGCGPGRITPHLAALGLDAFGMDLSPEMIRLARAAHPALRFEEGSMERLPLADGELGGILAWYSLIHTPPERVPGILGEFGRVLADGGPLLLGFQAADESHDIQPYDHKVATAYRWSLRGMEELLDAAGFRTHARMLREPDETERTQHGCLLATRSAA